The nucleotide sequence ACTCCAAATATTCTGGAATGTGAATAAGAGTACCAATATCTGGATTAGAAATGTTTTTCTCTTCATACACAAATCTGTATTTAAAACACCAATCGGAAGCTAACCAAAGCTATCTAAGATCTGATCACAAAATTTAAGTCACCTTAATCTTTTTGCAGCCTTAAGTAAAGATATACAGAGTTTTTGAAAAAAGCATAGGTCTAGATAATCAAGCTAGATTTTTTAGAACTCCACATTGGTCAATTGTACATAAACCATCACAAGTACCTCTTAAATCAGATAATTGTTCAATAAGCTTTTGTTGCTTGATTATATTTTCTCTGATAGCACTGACATGTAAGTCAATTAATTCATTCACATCTGAACAATTTTTCTTGGGATTATCTTTATAGGTGAGTAATTGACGAATTTCATTCAAACTCATATTTAAAGTTCGGCAATTCAAAATAAACTTAATTCGCTCAACATAGCCTATATCGTAAAGGCGGTAATTTCCTTCCGTTCTTTCGGGTTCCGGAATTAAACCTTCCTTTTCATAAAACCTAATTGTTAATACTGAACATGAGGTTTTTTTAGAGAGTTCACCAATTTTTAAATGCATTGAGTTGGTATTTCCAAAAAATCTTGACTCTATAGTAACTATAGGGATTCTAATATTCAAAGTTTATAAATTTTTTTAATGGGTATAATTATGAGTGGTTGTGGATGTAGTAAAGAAACACCATGCAAAGATAAGAAATCTCAACAAGAAAATCATCCATCAATTGCAGAAGCAAACAATTCAAAGAATTGTAATAATACGCTTAGCTGTTGTGGTGAAGAGGAAGAAGAAAAATCTTCATCTCCTTGCTGTAACACTTCAAACAGTTGTGAAGATACCGCTCAATCCTGTTGTGGTTCTGATCCCAAAGAAAATTTAAGCACTGAAGACGTTTTAAAAAATTCGCACTACATGAGTGAATACTTAGTTCCCAAAATGGATTGTTCTGCGGAAGAACAGATGGTTCGTATGGCGCTATCTTCAATTGATGGTGTTCAAAAACTCATCTTTGATTTACCTAACCGTTCTTTAAAGGTTCTACATAATCAAAAAGATGAAAATATAACCACCAAACTTGAAGCTTTGGGTTTTGGTGCAAAGCTTGTGAAGACTGAAACTTATATAAGCAATCAACAGGCTAAGCAAACAAGTACCTACACCATTCCTAAAATGGATTGCTCTGCTGAAGAGCAAATGGTCCGTATGGCTCTTGCAGATATTGAAGCAGTTAAAGGTCTTACTTTTGATCTTCCCAATCGAAAACTGAAAGTCTTCCATAATGAAGGGAGTCAGCAAATTACGGCCAAACTTGAAGGACTGGGTTTTGGGGCGAAACTTGATGAAACACAGCTTTCTTCAGGCGATATACCTAATGAACCTGATCCTGTGAGACAAGCTAAAGTACTTAAACTGTTATTAGGCATTAATGCTCTACTTTTCTTTATAGAATTCATCAGCGGAATTATTGCTGCGTCTACAGGATTGATTGCTGATTCTCTAGATATGTTTGCCGATGCAGCCGTTTATGGTATTGCGCTATATGCCGTCGGAAAAGCTGCGAAATATCAAGTGAAAGCAGCCCATTTCGCAGGTTGGATTCAGTTATTACTTGCTGTCATCGTGATTATTGATGTCATTAGACGATTCATGTTTGGAAGCGAGCCAGAATCAACGCTCATGATTGTTATTGGCCTGCTCGCACTTATAGCTAACGTGACATGCTTATATCTTATTTCTGGTCATCGAGAAGATGGCGCACATATGAAAGCCAGTTGGATTTTCTCGGCGAATGACGTTGTCGTAAATATGGGCGTTATATTTGCCGGTGTACTCGTGGCGTGGACGGGATCAGCTTACCCAGACTTAATCATTGGCATCCTGGTTTCTTTATTCGTGCTTAATGGTGCTCGAAAGATTTTGGCTTTGAAGTAAGAGTATCGAAAATGAATCTATTTCAAGTTAAACAAAATCAGATCGTCAAAATTAGAGATCTCAAAAAAGGTAATCAATACAGTCATACCACTGATCCCGTATTGGAACGGCTCCAACTATTAGGTTTTAGAGAGGGTGAAACTCTACAAGTACTCGCTAAAGGTGTTTTTGGCGGAGATCCTGTTTTAGTTCAAATTGAAACTTCAAGATTCGCATTAAGAAAGAATGAAGCTGAAAGAATTTTTGTAGAGTTAGTATCCAATGAAGATTAAGAACATTGCATTAGTCGGTAATCCAAATTGTGGAAAAACCTCTTTATTTAATACGCTTACTGGTACGCGACAAAAAGTTGCCAACTATGCTGGAGTTACCGTAGAAAGAAAAGAAGGTTCTTTTAAATTACCTTCTGGTGATGCAGTACGAGTATTGGACTTACCCGGAACTTACAGTTTAAAACCTAGTAGTTTAGATGAAGAAGTCACCAGGGCAGTTTGTTTGGGCGAGCTAAAAGGTGAAGTTCTACCCGATATTTTTATATGCGTTGTAGATGCCACAAATTTAAGCTTACATTTGAGCTTGGTTCTCGAAGTTCGTGCTCTAAATCGCCCTATGATTCTTGTATTAAATATGATGGATGAGGTCAAAAAGCGTGGTATTTCCATTGATAAGGATAAACTGTCTCAACTGTTAGGTATCCCTGTAGTTGAAGCTGTCGCAGTTAAAACAAAAGGAATTCAAGATTTAATTAATCAATTAGATCAAAAAAATCTTTTTATTACTCCTTATCATTCTGAATTAAGTCATTTTGAACAGGTCAAACAAATCACCAAACAAGTTATTTTAAATAATGACAGTGGTGATAAAAGAACCGCATTTCTAGATAAAATTTTTCTACATCCTGTATTGGGTTTAGTAATCTTAACTTTAACCATGTTTGTGATGTTCCAGGCGGTATTTATATGGGCAACGCCTTTTATTGAATTCATTGAAAATTTTGTCGCATGGCTCAGTGATTTTATTGGACCACTAATCCAACATCCTCTATTAAAAAGCTTGGTTGTGGATGGGGTAATTGCTGGTGCAGGTAGCGTGCTTGCATATATGCCTCAGATTTTGATTTTATTCTTCTTCATTTTAATGCTTGAAGAGTCAGGCTATTTACCCCGGGCAGCATTTCTTTTAGATAAATTAATGTCTAAAGCCGGGCTTAGCGGCCGTTCATTTATTCCTCTGCTATCCAGTTTTGCTTGTGCCATTCCCGGAATTATGGCAACCAGAAGTATCAGCTCTGAACGGGACCGATTAGCAACAATTATGATTGCACCCTTGATGACCTGTTCAGCAAGATTGCCAGTATATGCTTTATTGATCGCGGCATTTATTCCCAACCAATTAATCTACGGCTGGTTAAGTCTGCAAGGATTAGTCCTTTTTGGTCTTTATATGTCGGGAATAGTCTCAGCGTTATTAGTTTCAGTCTTTCTGAAGTTGGTTCGAAAAGATAAAACTGAAAGTATTTTTATTTTTGAACTTCCCACATACCGAATTCCAGATATTAGAAATATTGCATTAGGCTTATATGATAGGGCAACTATTTTCTTAAAACGAGTTGGTGGCATTATCGTTGCGCTGTCTATCTTGTTATGGGTGCTAGTCACGTTCCCTCAACCACCAGATAATGCAACCATGCCGGCCATTAACTATAGTTTAGCTGGTCAGTTAGGGCATTTAATTCATCCTATATTTGCGCCTATTGGGTTTACATGGGAAATATGTATTGCACTCATTCCTGCTATGGCAGCAAGGGAAGTTGTAATTGCTGCTCTTGGGGTGATTTATGCGATGTCAGGTGATGAAGATACAGTAACTCAAAGTCTGTTAAGTCAAATTTCAGGCCCGGATGGATGGGGGTTAGCCACAGGTTTATCATTATTGGTATGGTTTATTTTTGCTCCCCATTGTCTTGCTACGTTAGCAACAATTAGACGAGAAACTGGCAGCTGGAAACAGCCCATCATTATGGCAACTTATTTGTTTGCATTAGCCTACATCTTTTCATTCATCACATATCAAGTTGCGAGTAATCTTTAATTAGCAAATGAATAAAATAAGGGAGCTAGCTCCCTTATTTTATTGAAATACTCACTATAAATGAAGCGCTTTTACAAGAAAAACTGTATAGATATCAATAATATTAAACAGCTTCCTAAGAAAACTTCTAATTTAATTATAAATTATGAAAGAGTTCCCTCTTTTTAGTGCAATTCATGAAATTAGGTTTAAATATCAAAAATTATGGCTTAATGAAGAGCATGATCTTGTAGACACTTTTAGTGAAATAATAATCAAAATATTGGAATGCTCCCAGTAGCCTAGACACAAAACCGATTCTAAAATTCTTATACTCGATATGGATAATTATTCTGAAAATTTTTTAGTATTAATTTCTTGTAGATAAGTGAAGATCTCATCTACTGTAGCTCTCGCTGTTCTAGAAACGCCAATTAATGTTGCAGATGCCATACCTGTCCAATCTCCATATCCAACTAACCACAAGTTAGGTAACTTAATAGACCTTCCATTTTGAACTTCTACAAAGTTATCTCGCTCTACTATATCTATACTTTTTAGATGATTTAATGAAGCCTTAAATCCAGTACACCAAATAATCACATCAATTTTCTCTTTTTTTCCATCTGGCCAAATAACTGCATCTGTAGCTAAAGATTGAAAAGGTGGACGGCTATGTAAGACTCCTCTATTCCTTGCCTCTTTGACACTATCGATCATCACAATATCACCTAGGCCACCTATTGGCTGGTCAACTTTTCTTCCTTCTTGTTGTACTTTTAAACGCTCAGTTGCTCTTAAAAACAGTACTCGACCATCGACATCATCAGGTAAAAATTGAGGCGGAGTTTTTGTGACCCAAATGGTTTCAGCAACTTGTGAAACCTCAGCGAGTATTTGCGCGCCCGAATTCCCCCCACCCACCACGATGACTTTCTTATCTTTAAATGAATCTGCATTCAGGTAATGGGCTGAATGTAACTGCGTGCCTTGAAAGTTTTCCTGTCCCGGATAATCAGGAATAAACGGCTGGCGCCATGTCCCTGTTGCACTGACCACCACCTTGGCTCGCCAAAACTTTTCTCCAGCATATACGTCTAAATACTTTCCCTTCGATTCCACACGATCGACATGTACTGGACGAACAATCGAAAATTGATATCTCTGTTCATAAGCCGATAAATACTGGATCACCTCATTTCGTGTTGGATAGGTCTGTTCAGTGATGGGCATCATCCAACCGGATAGAGAACTCCAGGTATTAGGAGAAAAAAGA is from Acinetobacter lwoffii and encodes:
- a CDS encoding FeoA family protein, whose translation is MNLFQVKQNQIVKIRDLKKGNQYSHTTDPVLERLQLLGFREGETLQVLAKGVFGGDPVLVQIETSRFALRKNEAERIFVELVSNED
- the cadR gene encoding Cd(II)/Pb(II)-responsive transcriptional regulator, giving the protein MHLKIGELSKKTSCSVLTIRFYEKEGLIPEPERTEGNYRLYDIGYVERIKFILNCRTLNMSLNEIRQLLTYKDNPKKNCSDVNELIDLHVSAIRENIIKQQKLIEQLSDLRGTCDGLCTIDQCGVLKNLA
- a CDS encoding cation transporter, with product MSGCGCSKETPCKDKKSQQENHPSIAEANNSKNCNNTLSCCGEEEEEKSSSPCCNTSNSCEDTAQSCCGSDPKENLSTEDVLKNSHYMSEYLVPKMDCSAEEQMVRMALSSIDGVQKLIFDLPNRSLKVLHNQKDENITTKLEALGFGAKLVKTETYISNQQAKQTSTYTIPKMDCSAEEQMVRMALADIEAVKGLTFDLPNRKLKVFHNEGSQQITAKLEGLGFGAKLDETQLSSGDIPNEPDPVRQAKVLKLLLGINALLFFIEFISGIIAASTGLIADSLDMFADAAVYGIALYAVGKAAKYQVKAAHFAGWIQLLLAVIVIIDVIRRFMFGSEPESTLMIVIGLLALIANVTCLYLISGHREDGAHMKASWIFSANDVVVNMGVIFAGVLVAWTGSAYPDLIIGILVSLFVLNGARKILALK
- a CDS encoding ArsO family NAD(P)H-dependent flavin-containing monooxygenase, giving the protein MNQKQTETDVIIIGGGQAALSTAYFLKRKKIPFIILDEQNQAGGAWLHTWESLRLFSPNTWSSLSGWMMPITEQTYPTRNEVIQYLSAYEQRYQFSIVRPVHVDRVESKGKYLDVYAGEKFWRAKVVVSATGTWRQPFIPDYPGQENFQGTQLHSAHYLNADSFKDKKVIVVGGGNSGAQILAEVSQVAETIWVTKTPPQFLPDDVDGRVLFLRATERLKVQQEGRKVDQPIGGLGDIVMIDSVKEARNRGVLHSRPPFQSLATDAVIWPDGKKEKIDVIIWCTGFKASLNHLKSIDIVERDNFVEVQNGRSIKLPNLWLVGYGDWTGMASATLIGVSRTARATVDEIFTYLQEINTKKFSE
- the feoB gene encoding ferrous iron transporter B, which encodes MKIKNIALVGNPNCGKTSLFNTLTGTRQKVANYAGVTVERKEGSFKLPSGDAVRVLDLPGTYSLKPSSLDEEVTRAVCLGELKGEVLPDIFICVVDATNLSLHLSLVLEVRALNRPMILVLNMMDEVKKRGISIDKDKLSQLLGIPVVEAVAVKTKGIQDLINQLDQKNLFITPYHSELSHFEQVKQITKQVILNNDSGDKRTAFLDKIFLHPVLGLVILTLTMFVMFQAVFIWATPFIEFIENFVAWLSDFIGPLIQHPLLKSLVVDGVIAGAGSVLAYMPQILILFFFILMLEESGYLPRAAFLLDKLMSKAGLSGRSFIPLLSSFACAIPGIMATRSISSERDRLATIMIAPLMTCSARLPVYALLIAAFIPNQLIYGWLSLQGLVLFGLYMSGIVSALLVSVFLKLVRKDKTESIFIFELPTYRIPDIRNIALGLYDRATIFLKRVGGIIVALSILLWVLVTFPQPPDNATMPAINYSLAGQLGHLIHPIFAPIGFTWEICIALIPAMAAREVVIAALGVIYAMSGDEDTVTQSLLSQISGPDGWGLATGLSLLVWFIFAPHCLATLATIRRETGSWKQPIIMATYLFALAYIFSFITYQVASNL